The DNA window AGGGCACACCGAGCCAGGTGCTGCAGGGATCGGGGCCTGTGGCCCAGGGAGAAGAGTGACTGGAAAAACCGGGGGTGCTTCTGCAAGAGAAAAGAGTGCACTCACTGTGAGCTCCCCAAGCACAAGAGCCGCCAGTTGGGGCCAAACCCGTGGCCCTGCTAGCACGGCAGCCTATTGCCTGAGGTGGCCaaactggcaaccccaacaaGAGTGGCCCGGAGGCTGAAGCCTCCCCAGGGATGCATGCAGGCTTCCTGTGTGGGAGGGGGGTCCATTCCATCATCGTGGCCAAGAGCCAGTGGTGTTCTCCATACACGGTGAAGCCAGCTGAATTCGTGGCCAATCACAGTATTTACAGTGGCAGGGGATTCCACAAGCTCCTTGCTCTCGGAGGGAAGACGCTCCGTAGCACAGGAAATGCTCTTGCTGGCAGGGCTCTCTTCCTCCAAGGGGCCTCCTCCCACCTCCTCCTGAGACTCCTCCTTGTCGACCTGCCCAGATGCCCACAAGTGCCAGGAGGTCAGGGCAGGGATAGAAAGCTCATTCCGGCAAGTTGCCCTTCTCCCGGTGAGTATCATTTTACACCTATGGACACTGGGCCTTATTCACCATGCTACTGCCCATTCACCTGGGACCAACTAcacatggggtgggtggggcatgGGTTTGACCCATGGTCACCAGCACACTTTTACAGAAGAATTTGGCCGTTTAAAAATGGTGCGGGGTACGTGTGTTTGAGgtgagacttgtcttggcagtagtgtgtgcaaaaaaggatcttggggtcttagcacaccaaacactgaacacgagtcagcagtgtgatgcggtagtaaaaaggcaaatgcaatttatgtgtttatttatttttcaaatttctatCCCACTCTCCCTGGCCAAGGCAGGGCACAGGACAGCTCACAAAGtcttctgggctgcatcaacagaagcctagtgtccagatcacacaaagtgatggtatcgctttactctgctcgggttagacctcacctagagtactgtgttcagttctgggcaccacaatttaagaaggatgtagacatgcTGGTGCTTGGTATGTTtaccctggagaggagatgattagaggtgatatgataaccatcttcaagtacttgaagggctgtcatatagaggatggtgccgagttgttttctgttgcctcagaaggttggaccagaaccaatgggttgaaattaaatctgaaGAGTGTCCggctaagcattaggaagaacttcctgacagagtggttcctcagtggaagaggcttccttgggaggtggtgggctcttcttctttgcagatttttaagcagaggctagatggccatctgacagcaatgctggttctttgaccttaggcagatgatgagcggGAGGGCGGGAAGGGtcgcatcagtgtttggctctcgtggccctttcttacatgcccagggaaataccaattgccactttggggtcaggaagctatttcctccaggccagattgcccagggatcctggagggttttttttttgggggggggagctatcttctgggcatggaggggtcactgggtgtttgtgggggggaggtaattgtggacttcctgcattgtgcagggggttggactagatgaccctggagatcccttccaactctatgtttctaagaTTCTATTAAATGAAGAGGACACCCAATCTATCCCTACTACCCGGCATAAGCAATGCATAATCAACACCAGCAATACTCTGCAGATGGAGAGTCTGTAGAAGGCAAAAGCCTCTCCGCGGACAACTGCCACACAACTCCTGACACCACATGTGCCGTTCACGAAGGGCCCCTGACTCAgtggcaggcaacggggacaGAAGAGCCCTGGGGCCCATCCCTATCCCTCTGGGACCCCtcttctcacttccctccattgcaaAAAGGGCCCATTTATTCCCCCTTGCTGCTTCCTGTTGGTTAATTAGTCCCTAATGTATGAGAACGCTCCTCCTCTGACTCCCTGGTCGTTAGATTTCCTCAGGAgcctttggggagggagttcattAAGAGCCTTTTGAAAGTTTAAGCCTACGATGTCTCCTGGACTGTTCTTGTCCACAGGGGGGCACTGAGAGACTTTCTGGGACAAGCTGAACCTTTCCAAAAGAGACAGGCCTCACGGGAACTGCAAGGGAACCTGGCTGCAGGTAATTAATATCAAAAAGGTGGCTGAGCAGCTGTTAAACAAACAGGAGCCATTGAGCCTCCTGGTTTGGAAATGACTCCTCCCAAAGGGATGGTGTGGTAATGTGGCCGGAGCAATGATATCACtactcttttcttgctgagtttgcaaatTCACCAAGAGTTCAGACACTTTTCAACTGTCAATGAACGCTGTTGCTTAGAGCTACTTTAATCTTGGACAATTAGTTGAAACAGTTAACAAAAAGTTAGATTAACTGAGCGTcaacatggtgtaatggttaagagcaggggactctaatctggagaaccaggttggtttccccactcctccacatgaagcctgctgggtgacctggggccagtcacagttctctcagaactctctcagccccacctgcctcacaaggtgcctgttatggggagaggagggtatCGTGATTGTAAGCGTCTTTGAGTCTCCTGAAAAGTAGAGTATAaaatctaactcttcttctaattgctttttaatagaggttaacaGTTGAGATTGGGCTTCTTATCTTGTTATATTAGATGTCACTCATATACACATGCTGACTGGCTCATTGACACTtatgttgattatctcatatttagcTACGAACCCATCAGGTATCTAGATATGACCATATGATTATAATAGATCAGATTTAGagaaagagaaaattggtatTTTCCCCCTATAAATATGCACTtctgtgacaagcaaatcagattcctctggatggaagtctcagaagaagatcAGGTGACATAAAGGTTGTACATTAccttagagtcatagagttggaagggcccatctagttcaaccccctgctcaatgcaggatcagcctagagcatccctgaaaaatgTTCGtccagccgattccactgttgaataactcttactgttaaaaataaattcctaatatccagccagtacctttccaccagtaattaaacctattattgcgggtcctattttctgctgccaacagcaattttctgctgctattttctgctgccctcctctaagtgacagcctttcaaattcctaaagggagcaatcctgtcccgtcccccccactgccctcaacctcctcttctccagactgaacattcccaattccttctcagcctttcctcgcagggcttcttggtctccaggcccctgatcatactCGTCGCTCTCCTTTGCGCCCGcactattctgtccacatcctttttgaagtggggcctccagaactgcacacagggctccaggtgcggcctgaccaatgcagtgtacaggggaactatgacatcttgcgatctggatgttatgcctcttgtTGTTCTTTTTTATCTTCTTATTccatgcctctgttgatacaccccaagatcacattagccttttctgtcgctgcatcacactggatactcatatttaacttatggtccacccataccccaaaatcttgttcacacactcTGCTACCTTTAGTTGAGAAATCCTGCTGCTAAACAGTTTTGCAAAGGCGAAGCCTTTAAcattgtttagggttagggtcctcTAGCAGGATGCAGGAGAGGATCTCTGATTAGAGGGGGCTAGAACTTGAAAATGAGAGATGGTCAGTAAAGGGGGTCCATGTAAGGAAACCAGAGGGCTGAGGGAGGCAGGGCtacttggaggaggggaggaggcccAGGCTGCTGCGCACCAGTGCTAGAAGTCTCTGGGCCACAAGATGGGAGAGCTGCAGCCGTTGGTGCTGAATGACGAGGCAGACAAAGAGGGAATTCCAGAAGCCCGGTggagtgggggaagccaaaggggtgcTGCTGCTCTCCCCGGCTAGCAGCTGTCTGGACAAAACAGGAAAAGACATgtcggacggggggggggggctctgtctaCCAAAGAGGGCATCGAGTCGAATAAGCCagaaaacatcaggggaagaaaCTCCCCCAAGGAATGAAGGGTTCCTTAGAAATGGGGGTGCACTATTGCCCCACTGATCAGATCAAGGAGGCAGATCTTGAGATGGAGAGGCAAATAAGGGAGGGGGTCAAAGGGAAGAACGCTGCCCTACTGCCAGACTTCAACTACCCTCCCACTGAGCGGGCTGCCTCTGGAGCAGGCCCAGAGTCCCAGGCTCACCTGCACAAGTTCCGTGGGGACAGCCTCCGCCCACTCCTCCGTGACACGGACGTGCTCATAAGTGTTGACCAGGGCCTCGATGGTGCGCGGGGAAGCACAGCAATGGCGAAGCACCTGTGCCGGAGGGAAGCAGAGAAAGAGGGGGGCTGCCGGACTCCGCACAGGGTCCACACCACAGAAAAGCCCGGCCAGCCTCCTCTCAGAGACAGAGGACGGGGCCAGCATAAGGACCAGCTGCCCAAGGTGGGGTCAGCTCTCCTGTTGGGCCTGAACACATCAGCAcgagaggagccctgctggatcagagtggCGGTCTATTGAATCCGGCACCCGCCTCCTCACAGAGGCCAATGCAGGAAGGGCCTACAGAGGCCGAGGCCGTCCCCTGTTGTTGCCTCTCTGAGCACCGGGTTTAggaggcttactgcctctgaatgtgggtgCTCAACTCCTCCTGGCTAGCAGCTGTTGATGGACAAacccctcaaagctctttttaaagccatctatgctcgtGGCCGTCACAACGTCCACTGGCAGTGgattccacagtttaattgctCATGAAGGGATCTCCTTGTGTCTGACTTGACTCTATTGCCCATCCACTTCGACGGGTGCCCCTAagctctagtattatgaaagatggagggaaaaggctccctccgcccactttctctaccctgtacagacctctatcatgtcctacCTCAACCATCTATTTTTAAAACTAAGAAGTCCCAGACTCTGCCCACACCTGccccccttcctgccccccctggTGGAGGTGAGGTGGTCAGTTATAGATGGAGAACCCTTCCAAGCCAACATATGGCTCCCTggccatgcggggggggggggggaatccagcctTCTCCTGAGCCTGACTCCCCTCAGCCCCTCCAGGCCAGAACGGCCTGCTCAGACaggccgtggctctccagggtctcaggcggagggtcCTTCACGTCATCTCCTGCCTGttgtttttaactagagatgctgctgggggggggggttgagcgtGCCGAGGGGggggctcttccgctgagccgtggcccctctCTGCCCCATGGCACCACTGCCCTCAAGGGGTGGGTGTGCGAATGTGTTTAAAACAGGCACGTGGCAAGTGGCTGCTGTGCCCATGCCACTGCACTaggaagcctcccctcccccaaatagtgGCACCTTTGAAGCTGACCTGCTGCTTTTTGATGCCAGCCGGTGCCCTACAGAGTCAGCGGCTGCCCTGCCGAATGCACCTTCCTTCCCGCTCCTGCCCCCCAGGCGGCACTCCTGCTTCCCCTTTGTGGGCCTGCTCAGGAGGAGAAAACCCTTTCCAGCCCCCCTGGCCCCTCCTCCCCAGGTCCTCCCTCCAACTCTCCCGGCCCGGGGCTGAGTCTCCAGCTCCTCTGGCCTGGCCTCTTGGACGGTAgcagcccacccacccacctgggggctggccaAGGCCGGAAGGCCTTCGCCAGCTGGTCTCCCCTCTGCTCCACCTCAGGGCCAGTAGGGGCTCTGCGGGGGTCTTGGGAGGAGAAAGGCCGTCCCCATCACCCACTGCCCAATCCATTGAACGGGaaacactggggtgtgtgtgctgtgggGGGTTTCCAGTGTGGTGCCCTCCAcctgccaagcggatgctctgccactgagccccccGGAGCCCCTCCTTACAAGATGGACATCGCTTGGAGTCCTCCTTGCTGGTTTCCCTGTATTTCCCCCACAGGGAGAGCAATCAGCCAAGTCTGGACTGGATATTAATTATTTGTGGCAAAAGCTTTGGTTCCAGACTCCTCCCTAGAATAGATACCCCGGTCTACTGAAATAATTTTCATCACTGAAGAAAGCAGCCTCTTCAGGTGTGTATTTGATGGCTAACCTTTCACATGCGGATGGGGCCACAgcacacgggggtgggggggggtgtctgtggcTCTGCCCGAGAAAGAGAGACCCCGTTGCCATGCTGGGCATGGGCAGCCTCTCAGGGGACGCCGGTGCCCCCTCCACCCTGCTCTCAGGGAGAGACAGCACCGGGACGTGGCCATTCCTGGCCAAAGGGATAACCCTTATCCAAGACCTTGGCACCAGCAGAACTGTCACCGagccatggaggaggaggagactgggCCGTGGAACCCCAGAGATGGGGGGGCTGTAGCAAGAGACCCCACCTCCCAAGGAGGTGCAGAGACTGAGCAGGCCGTAAAGCCAGAGGAGCTGGGGTGGGTCAGGAAGTATTGCCGAACGGCCTTGACTGCCTCCTGTAAAGGCTCACCGTCTTGCGTTCCATTCCTGCAACCACATCCTTTGTCCCAAACAGCCTGAGCTCCTGAAGGGAGAAGACCTCAGCCTCAGTGTGGTTCTActcacacacatagggttgccagctctagtgtgggaaagtcctggagatttgggggcagagcttgggagAGGGAGGGTGCTTGATGGCTCTGTGATTCCACAGAGTCCTTTCTCAAAGTTGCCACTTACTCCAGGGGAGCTAATCTCTGGAGTCTGCAGAACAATGGTAATTCCCCACCTAGTGGGCAGCCCACCCTGGCTGAATTTCCAGTTTTCCAGCATGTAAGCAGTCCTCGGGCAGAAGGCGGGTGCCGCCGTTCACCCCGTTCATGAAGAACAGGAATGCATGCCAGGGGGACTGATGTCAACGACCCCCGGGGGAAGCAGGCCCTGAAGGCTCACGGTGCTGGAAGGGGGCCAGCTGCTTCCAAGAAAAGGCTACTGGGGCTGGGGGGACAATTCTGTTGGGGTGCAGGGTCCACAGAGGGCCTtcccgctctctcgctctctgccATCCAGCAGCCATGGCCCCCTCCACCCAGGATGCCCCTCCAAGGATGCCCCCCCTTCTATCGGCCACACCTTAAGAAGGGCTCCCGGCCAGATCCGCACCGCCCCGTGGTTGAGCAGGTCGCGCACCACCTGCTCTGGATGGTGGTCCGTCTTGTAGGCTGCCACTTGCAGGATGTTGTGCATAGCCATGTTGCCGCTGTAGCTCATGATGTTGACATTGGCGCCGTGGGCCAGGAGCAGCTCCACCACGCGGGGGTTGGCATTCTTGCAGGCCTGGTGGAGCGGGCGCTGGCGGTCGTGGTCAGCGGTGTTCACCTGGGCGCCCACGGCCACCAGCTGCTGGCACACTTTGAAGTAGTCCTCtgtggcctggggagggtgaggctgGGCGCAGGCGGCGTTCAGTGGCGTCTGCCCCTCCGCGTTCCTGGCCTCCAGGCTGGCCCCGTAGCTCAGGAAGAGCCGGACATGTTCCGCCAGGCCCAGTCGAGCAGCCCTGTGAAGgggggtctcctcctcctcctcagtggtGCTATTGACCGTGGCCCCGTGGCACAGCAGGAGCCGAGCACACCTGCGAGGAGGGcagaacagtcttcaagggtggCCAGGCCAGGGCCCATGCCCGCCCCTGGAACGGCCATCGATGCAGCCCCTGGGCGGGGGGGCCTGGCTGGTGGTGAATGgtgaggcggggtgggggtggggggagagcactCACTGCAGGGACTCTGGGCTCTGGCACAGGTGCAGCGGCCTCAGCCCATCTTCAGAGACGGCCTCGGGGTCAGCACCAAAGGAGAGGAGGAGCCGGAGGCAGTCTGTCCTGGCTGCGGTGGAGGCCACGTGCAGCGCAGTCTGGCCCCCGGGGGCCAGGTCCACGTCTGCCCCCCGCAGCAGCAGGTGGCGCAGGCAGTCCACAAAGCCACGGCTCGCTGTGATGTGCAGCGGGGTGGTGAGCTCTTGCTCGTAGGTCAGTGACCAGAGCCCTGCAAGGGAGATTGCCCGCACGTGAGGCCAGGGGGCAGGAAGAGCCGGGGCCGCGTCGCACCCTTCGGGCAGTCAGTGGGCCGATGGGCCTGGACTAATGCAGGGAGATACGGCACTCTGCGCATGCTGTAGGTGTAGGGACACCCCGGGTCACAGAgctggaagctgccttctgctgaatcagccCACTGATTCAGTGGGTCACACTtcttctactcagaccggcagcggctctccagggtctcaggcaaagaaaggccttttccctcacctactgcctggtccttttttaatgggagatgctgccagggattgaacttgggaccttctgcatgccaagtggaggcTCCGCCATCGAACCACAGCTCCTGCCCCCAAGTGTCCTAGGACCTCGGGCCTGCATAAATAGAGAGGGGTCCCCACCAACACCTgcagcagcagccccctcccccacctcaggCTCTCCCTCCTTCTGGGAGGCCCCTCCCCAGCGGTCCCGGGAGCTTCCCTCCCTCATCCTGGGCCTGGGCCAGAGGCCAGCCCTTGCGCTCCCCTCCTCCTGGGTCGCCCACCCTCGGCTCTCCCCGCTCCTGACCCACTCAGCCAGCGAAAATTGAAGCGGTAGTCCTTCCACTCGTCCAGGTTGCTGGTGTCAAAGACGGAGTTGGGGCTCACCCCGCTCTCGGGGTCTCCGAGGAGGCAGAGGATGGTGCACCCGTCTCCCTCCAGGAGGGCTTGCCAGAAAGCCTGAGCGGGGCCTTCTGCCTTGGCAGTCACGATGGGCTCCATGAAGGGggctggtgtgggggggagtgggaaTCTCAGGGAGCAGAAGCCCTGCAAGTgtagggagggacggaggggggggagggCCTGCCGCTGCAGCCCAGGAGTCCAGTTGCAGCCGGTGCTATTCTTGGGCACCTGTCTTGTGACAAACAGATGGGGCCTGTTTCAAGGGGGAGCAGCAGGGAGGAcatgcggggaagggaaggggggggcttgtgttggaaaatctgcccttctaggacggtgtcacttgcctgcacattgagaggggggactgaccacagagtcagatagatagacaggacagggggaggtaATCTCTAGTTATGCGACTTGCATCGAAGAAGggtgaaagggaagagagagagaagaggatattgtccctgacaatatagctctaaaTATCAAAGGGCATgaaatgaggggagaggtgcaactgctaacaacctcccatctatctatctgactatctggtcagttccccccctttgagtgtggaggcaagtgacacagGGAGAGCCCAAATTCCAACAGATATTAAATAACATCTGGGATAGAATTGACCCCTGAGGAACCCTACCAGCCAGGGGTTGCCTGATCGAACGCTCATCCCCGATGGCCAAGGTCTGACTGCCTCCCTGAAGGGAGGAGGCAGGCCAGGGCCGGGAAGGGCAGTGCCACCCGTTGCCAGGGAGGCCAGGCGGCTGGCCAGGATGGATTGGAATGGTCAACCGTATCAAACGCCGCTGACCGATCCATTCAAAGCACCACTGCTGACCCGCCCTTCTTATCAAGAGGGATCCGGAGATCGTCCAGGAGGGGGCCACTGAGGACCCCCTCGGCCCCAAAggctggcctgaagccagactgggaTGGATCAAGTGCCGATGTTTCATCCAGAGAGCAACTGCTCTCTCTGTTACCTTCCCCAGAAAAGGAAGGTTTGATACCGGGTGGTACTGCGCTAGTTCCTGTTTACCTAAAGCAGGTTTCTCCAAAAAAGGCtaaggaaaaaaacctgaaagagagagagagattaataaTCTCCCTCAAGGAGCCTTCGGCCACATTCCAGCCGGCTTTCACCAACCAGGGTGGGCAGGGCTCCAAGGAGCCAGGGCTCCCTCACAGCAGCCACCAACATCAGGTAGTGTGAACTGGCAAAGGAGTCCAAAGAAATACCAGAGACCGCCAGCCAAGCCTTTCCTTTGGCTCCCCAAATACGAGAACTCAGAGAGCCAAAGTAAGCCCTTCTTTGCtgaacaag is part of the Euleptes europaea isolate rEulEur1 chromosome 11, rEulEur1.hap1, whole genome shotgun sequence genome and encodes:
- the ASB10 gene encoding LOW QUALITY PROTEIN: ankyrin repeat and SOCS box protein 10 (The sequence of the model RefSeq protein was modified relative to this genomic sequence to represent the inferred CDS: inserted 2 bases in 2 codons) — protein: MCLGGRGGACWERGQKXRGLAGPAQSCSGRKEPLECRDGGLQSALYTGGSQQVRRPFAEPAQANLVLLAKSRXDLRWASQKWGLWSLTYEQELTTPLHITASRGFVDCLRHLLLRGADVDLAPGGQTALHVASTAARTDCLRLLLSFGADPEAVSEDGLRPLHLCQSPESLQCARLLLCHGATVNSTTEEEEETPLHRAARLGLAEHVRLFLSYGASLEARNAEGQTPLNAACAQPHPPQATEDYFKVCQQLVAVGAQVNTADHDRQRPLHQACKNANPRVVELLLAHGANVNIMSYSGNMAMHNILQVAAYKTDHHPEQVVRDLLNHGAVRIWPGALLKVLRHCCASPRTIEALVNTYEHVRVTEEWAEAVPTELVQKHPRFFQSLFSLGHRPRSLQHLARCALRSYLEGRLLQTLPELGLPLPLQQFLLLRFEDVLY